One window of the Mycobacterium sp. JS623 genome contains the following:
- a CDS encoding type VII secretion target, protein MDQRLNVNPADLLRAADAYGDLAARALLISPQAAAEVQRIGATHGPMGYPIAVGIAAGLAAREGQLQSKAADFATYDQRLRDHAAAYIDEDQLAAQRMRAIKWANDFPEIHVGPKPPPPEQPQASVCYIGTENGDVAKLCPPDTDTVSYVDKDGNYVFKDLHSGEVTVQMKPGPVDGNPQTCWLPSADASRAICGPDTTSWMYPRDGFLITEEQIPDAKPRIIFQTPPGPLNP, encoded by the coding sequence ATGGACCAGCGGCTCAACGTCAACCCTGCGGATCTGCTGCGCGCCGCCGACGCCTATGGCGACCTCGCGGCGCGCGCATTGCTGATCTCGCCGCAGGCCGCGGCCGAGGTGCAGCGAATCGGCGCCACTCACGGCCCCATGGGCTATCCGATCGCGGTCGGTATCGCCGCCGGCCTGGCGGCCAGAGAGGGCCAGCTGCAGTCGAAAGCCGCCGACTTCGCCACCTACGATCAACGACTCCGGGATCACGCCGCGGCGTACATCGACGAGGACCAGCTGGCCGCGCAACGCATGCGGGCCATCAAGTGGGCCAACGACTTCCCGGAGATCCACGTCGGACCCAAACCTCCACCACCGGAGCAACCGCAGGCCTCGGTCTGCTACATCGGCACCGAGAACGGCGATGTCGCCAAGCTGTGTCCCCCGGACACCGACACGGTGAGCTACGTCGATAAGGACGGCAATTACGTGTTCAAGGACCTGCACTCCGGCGAAGTGACCGTTCAGATGAAACCGGGTCCCGTGGACGGCAATCCGCAGACGTGCTGGCTGCCCAGCGCCGATGCTAGCCGCGCGATCTGCGGGCCCGACACCACGTCGTGGATGTACCCGCGCGACGGCTTTCTCATCACCGAAGAACAAATCCCAGACGCGAAGCCGCGCATCATCTTTCAGACGCCGCCAGGACCGCTCAACCCATGA
- a CDS encoding MPT63 family protein, giving the protein MKNATICTGAASIALAMGMGLTGAPIAAADVTTTTFGNEARLVDGAVTQGWTVTGLKPSSDAIPYPVRGTLWEATATDTAISGGVTPIVSNFNARARNGDTYRVLFTVATPQGVNPSGLAQGQQTTGKLYFDVTGANPDSVVYNAAGTDLLLWLTPPPAPSTGGAGTSGSTRGSVSTPAAPGAAAAAGGPTAPPPGVAPGQPAAATVPGAPAGSAGTPLPTGSSGTPLPAGSQGTPVDGAAPAGSTPTLQAVPPAATGSQGTPVDPAATPAPAPPTAPSPAPTTTVPPAAATAPAAAMPAGSQGTPVAPSTTAVAPLPQ; this is encoded by the coding sequence ATGAAGAATGCGACCATCTGCACCGGAGCCGCGTCGATCGCCCTCGCGATGGGGATGGGCCTGACCGGCGCTCCCATCGCCGCAGCCGACGTCACCACAACCACATTCGGGAACGAGGCCAGGCTCGTCGACGGCGCGGTGACGCAGGGCTGGACCGTCACCGGACTCAAGCCCAGCAGCGACGCCATTCCCTACCCCGTGCGAGGCACCCTGTGGGAGGCGACCGCGACAGACACCGCGATCTCCGGCGGGGTCACCCCGATCGTGTCCAACTTCAACGCCAGGGCCCGAAACGGAGACACCTACCGCGTGCTGTTCACCGTCGCCACACCCCAGGGTGTGAACCCTAGCGGGCTCGCCCAGGGGCAGCAGACGACCGGCAAGCTGTACTTCGACGTCACCGGAGCCAACCCGGACAGCGTCGTCTACAACGCCGCCGGCACTGATCTGCTGCTGTGGCTGACACCGCCGCCGGCACCCAGCACCGGTGGCGCCGGGACCTCGGGATCGACCCGCGGATCGGTCTCCACCCCCGCGGCGCCAGGTGCCGCCGCCGCGGCGGGCGGGCCGACGGCGCCGCCACCTGGAGTTGCGCCTGGCCAGCCCGCCGCCGCAACGGTGCCGGGCGCGCCGGCCGGCAGCGCTGGCACGCCACTGCCCACCGGCAGCTCGGGCACACCGCTCCCTGCTGGTAGCCAGGGCACCCCGGTCGACGGTGCTGCGCCGGCTGGCAGCACTCCCACCCTCCAGGCCGTGCCGCCGGCCGCTACCGGCAGCCAGGGCACCCCGGTCGATCCGGCGGCTACACCGGCGCCGGCGCCGCCTACCGCTCCCTCACCCGCGCCGACGACGACGGTCCCGCCGGCAGCCGCCACAGCGCCAGCGGCGGCCATGCCCGCCGGCAGCCAAGGGACGCCGGTGGCGCCGAGCACGACCGCAGTGGCCCCGCTGCCGCAGTAG
- a CDS encoding deazapurine DNA modification protein DpdA family protein, giving the protein MAGPVFYLGTHMDGWLAHVGVPLFVSHRRLARRKTLPVARSGWALDSGGFSELSLYGGWRTTPEEYVAAVKRYDREIGQLEWAAGMDWMCEDAMIARTGLSVEEHQRRTVANFVLLEQLWFEDDDADVAPEAPFMPTVQGQDVTSYLRCWDMFGEAGVDLSRYPSVGVGSVCRRQHTGEIREVLEALRDRDPGVPLHGYGVKTQGLRIYGDLLASSDSLGWSLNARKNPRLPGCTHQKCSNCLHWALRWRRGLVAGGGCEEHGEPCDGGSWCWQRQLWELKQARAAAVAAAAA; this is encoded by the coding sequence ATGGCTGGACCGGTTTTCTACCTGGGTACGCATATGGACGGTTGGTTGGCGCACGTGGGGGTGCCGCTGTTCGTGTCGCATCGCCGGTTGGCTCGCCGCAAGACGTTGCCGGTGGCACGGTCGGGGTGGGCGCTGGATTCGGGTGGGTTTTCCGAGTTGTCGCTGTACGGGGGGTGGCGCACGACGCCCGAGGAGTACGTCGCGGCGGTGAAGCGCTATGACCGGGAGATCGGGCAGCTCGAATGGGCGGCCGGGATGGACTGGATGTGCGAGGACGCGATGATCGCGCGGACAGGGCTTTCCGTGGAGGAGCACCAGCGGCGGACGGTGGCGAATTTCGTTCTCCTGGAGCAGCTCTGGTTTGAGGACGACGACGCTGACGTGGCGCCGGAAGCACCGTTCATGCCCACCGTTCAGGGCCAGGACGTGACCTCGTACTTGCGGTGCTGGGATATGTTCGGCGAGGCCGGGGTGGATTTGAGCAGATACCCGTCGGTGGGGGTGGGATCGGTGTGCCGGCGTCAGCACACTGGTGAGATCCGGGAGGTGCTGGAGGCGCTGCGGGACCGTGATCCGGGGGTTCCGCTGCACGGGTACGGGGTCAAGACTCAGGGGCTGCGCATCTACGGTGACTTATTGGCCAGCTCGGACAGCCTGGGGTGGTCGCTGAACGCGCGAAAGAATCCGCGGCTGCCGGGGTGCACGCACCAAAAGTGCTCGAACTGCCTGCACTGGGCGCTGCGGTGGCGCCGCGGCCTGGTGGCCGGGGGTGGGTGCGAGGAGCACGGGGAACCGTGCGACGGCGGGTCATGGTGCTGGCAGCGCCAGCTATGGGAGCTAAAGCAGGCCCGCGCCGCGGCGGTGGCGGCCGCGGCAGCCTGA
- a CDS encoding helix-turn-helix domain-containing protein, with amino-acid sequence MTLSGDDRYRDRPHVTRRVLRGFDAAAFSTLRRQAGMSVSDLARLSGASLSTIHHWEAGRRTPQVDVLATVMAVIGAPIEAVVSIDAADRFPGDWRVMQGLTQPQLAAAAGMSTAMVQRIERGEYPLSEGSAAILAGLLGISAHTYRQAYRRARERPAGTPC; translated from the coding sequence ATGACTCTGTCCGGTGATGACCGCTATCGGGACAGACCGCACGTGACGCGCCGGGTTCTGCGCGGCTTCGACGCTGCGGCGTTCTCGACGTTGCGCCGACAGGCCGGGATGAGCGTCAGCGATCTCGCCCGCTTGTCGGGGGCGTCGCTGAGCACCATCCACCACTGGGAGGCCGGGCGCCGCACCCCGCAGGTCGACGTGTTGGCCACCGTCATGGCGGTCATCGGCGCACCCATCGAGGCGGTCGTGAGCATCGACGCCGCCGATCGCTTCCCCGGCGACTGGCGCGTGATGCAGGGATTGACTCAGCCCCAACTCGCGGCGGCAGCCGGGATGTCCACGGCCATGGTGCAGCGCATCGAGCGCGGTGAGTATCCGCTCTCGGAAGGCAGCGCCGCCATCCTGGCTGGGCTGCTCGGGATCAGCGCGCACACCTACCGGCAGGCCTACCGGCGGGCACGTGAGCGTCCCGCGGGCACACCCTGCTGA